The following DNA comes from bacterium.
CACGGCGAGGATGGCCATGCCCCCTACCGCCGCCCCCTGCGGGTTGGTCGCGATTGCCTTTCCCACCGCCCGCATGAACGGGGCCCGCTCAGGCGCGTCCGGGCAGCGAGACCTGGCTCCAGATCCTCATCAGCAGCACGATCATGGCGAGGAGATCCGCGAGGTCTAGGGCCGGGCTCCGCAGCACGCGCGCGAGCGCCAGGGCCGCCACCACCACGGCGGCCGAAAGGGCCACCTTCCTCGCCCACCACGCCAGCCGCTCCAACTCGCCGTCCGCAGGTCCGGAGAACCCGCCCGAGGCCGGGGCCCTCCCGGCTCGGGTACGATCATAGGCGCGGCGGAGTTCGGGGTCGCCGAGCACCGTGTACGCTTCGTTGATCAACTTGGCGCGCTCTACGTCCCCCCCCAAATCTGGGTGTCCCCGCATCTCCCCCATGAGCGTGCGGTACGCCTTCTTGACCATCTCCGGGGACGCCCGCGGGTGCACCTGGAGGAGCTCGTAGTAATCGATCTCCGGACGGAAACGCATCGCTAGGCACTATTTTAGCACCCGGCGCCGCGCACAGGGTGCCGGGCTGCGTAGAAGGAGGCGTCTCGGCAGGCATGAGTGACGCGCAGGCCCCGGCCGTCTGCGGGCGGGGACCCTGGGGCATACAACAGCATGCGCGGTTGGACGCATTGAACGTCCGGCCCAGCATCCTGTGACTGTTCCTCGATCCGAGGGCATACGTTGAGCCCACCAAAACCACCGTTTGTCGGAATCGCGGCCTTAGCATCTGGCTGCCAGACAATCGCGCGGCACCTGGTCTTTTTTCTCGTGAGCGCATCGGCGGCCGACCTATTCGCCCGCGGCCTGCTCCAGCTGCAGCCGCCGATCCCGGCCCGCCCTGAAGTGCAAAATCTTGAGTCGGCGGCACCGGTCGTGCTCTTCGTTCTTCTGGTCGGCACCTTGACGGGGGTCGCCTACATTAACGTCGCGCTCGCCTGCTCCACGAATCGCGCGCCGGCCTTCGCAGACCTGTGGCCGGGCGCGCGAAGCATCCTCCGCTTCGCCCGCGCCTCGGTGTCGTACGGATTCATGACCTTCTTGCTGTATCTCGCCGCGTCCTTCGCCGGGGGAACGGGCTACGCCCAGTACGTGGTGTTCACGAAGGGCGGCCCGGTTAGTATCGGATTGGCTGCCTTTGGGGCCGCCGCGCTGGCCGTCGGGTTCCTGGTCGGGCGTTGGCTGGTCGACCGCCAATTTTTCGGACACCTCATCATCGACCGGCAACTCGGCGGCAACGCGGCCCTCCGCGCCAGTGTCCCTCTGGCACGATCCGTCCGCTGGTCGCTCCTGATTGTGATTATCGTGCCGCTCGCCATCGCCACGGCATTCGGCGCCGTGAGGGTCATGTTCACCGACATTCCGAACGTGCCCCGACCACTCGGTATCCCGCGCGTCGGTCAGGACTGGCCCCCCGCCGTCGTCATCGCCGTTGACGCCGCGCTCGTCGTCCTGCAGACCTTGGCGGCGTGGCTGGGCGTGCTCGCGCTGACGTTCGTCTACCGCGCGGCTCAGCGTTGGCTGGCGACGGCGTCTTCCGCGACCGAAGGCGGTGAGGTGATCTGACGGAGCCGGCGATACGCACCCAGAACCTGTCCCGGCGGTTTGGTGACCTCACCGCGGTCGCGGGGCTCGATCTGCGCGTCGAGACCGGGCAGTTCTTCGGCTTCCTGGGGCCGAACGGCGCCGGCAAATCGACGACGATCCGCATGCTCACCGGGCTGCTGGCACCGACCGCAGGACGGATCGAGATCCTGGGGCTCGATTTTGCGGCCCACCCCCTGGATGTGAAACGCCAGATCGGGGTCGTGCCTGAGGGCATGGGACTGTTCGACCGGCTGACCGGGCCAGAGTACCTGAATTTCGTCGGCCGCATGTACGGCCTGGACCGACAGACCACAACGCTTCGGGCCGGGGAACTGCTCGAGTTCATGCAGCTGGCCGAGCGGCCGAAGGCCCTCATCGTCGATTACTCGCACGGAATGAAGAAAAAGCTGGCGCTGGCGGCGGCGGTGATCCACCGGCCCCGCATCCTGTTCCTGGACGAGCCGTTCGAAGGTGTGGATGCACTCGCCGCCGGGGCGTTGAAGACGCTGCTTGGCCGGATGGCCGAACGGGGCGCCACGATCTTCTTGACCTCGCATGTGCTGGAGATCGTGGAGCGGTTGTGCAGTCATCTGGCGATCATTCACCGGGGACGCCTGGTGGCGCAGGGCTCGCTCGTTGAGCTGCGCGCCGCCGCGGCGGGGCGGGACGGGGTCTCGATGACGCTCGAACAGATCTTCCTCTCGGTCGTCGGCGAAGCGGCGCGGCGGCCTGAGGAGCTGTCATGGTTGATGTAGTGCGGGCGGTGGGGAACGCCGAGCAACTTCGCGCGATCGCAGAGCTGCGCTGGCGGATGCTGGTCAACACCGTGGGAAGATACGGCGGCTGGGCCGGAATGGCCGGCGCGGGGTTGTTCGCGACGGTGATGATCATTCCGTTCAGCCTGTGGTTCGGCATCACCACCTACCGTGCGCTCGCCGGCGGCCGGCCGGACTCCATCGCGGATCTCTTTTGGGTCGCGTTTGCGCTGTGGCAAGTAGCTCCCGTGCTGTCCGCGGGGGCCGAGACGCACTTCGACGTCCGGAGCCTCCTGCGGTTCCCGCTGAACCTGCGCGCGCTCTACGTGATCGCGCTCGCCGCCGGGCTGGTAGAGTTTGGGGCACTGGCGTCTGGTTGCGGCCTCATCGCGATGGGGATCGGCGTATGGAAGGCGCGGCCGGATCTGCTGCCCGCGTGGGCGGTGACCGGCTTGGCGTTCATTGCGATGAACGTTGCGCTCGAACGGTTGTGCAGTGCATGGCTCCAGCGCCTGCTCGCGCAGCGCCGGACGCGCGAGGTGGTGTTGGGACTCATGGCGCTCATGGGCATAGGAGCGCAGTTCATTACCAGATATATCGCTGAGGGACACCTATCGGCGTGGCAGCGATCGCCATCTCTGGGAGTCCTCCCCCCTGCACTGGCCGGGCGAGCGATCGAGGCGGCCGCGGGCGCCCGCGCCGGACCGGCGTGGCTGTACGCCGCGGCGGTCGCCGCATACGCCGCCGCATTTGGGGCACTCTTATGGAAACGAATCGCAGTGCAGTATCGCGGCGAGGATCTCAGCGAAACGGCGGCGCCGGCGGCCCCGAAGGCGGTGCGTGCCAACGGACCGGTCGCGGGATCGACCGCCCCGGGGTTACTGCCGCCGCAGATCGGCCTGGTATTTCGCAAAGAGATCCGTTACCTGATCCGGACCCCGCGCCTACTTTTCGGGCTCCTCGCCAGCCCGCTGTTCGTGATGTTCATCCTGCCAACAGACTTCGGGTCGCCGGATGCCGTGTTTCCGCTGATGGCGGGCTACGTGTTCACACTGTCGAGTATCGTGGCCCTCAACTGCTTCGGAGCGGACGGCACGGGTGTCCAGACATATTTCATCGCGCCGGTTCGGTTCCAAGACGTCTTCTTGGGCAAGAATCTGTCCTCCGCGGCGCTGGTGGTGGTCGAACTGGCATTGTGCACCGGCCTGGTAGCCATACGAGTGCGGCCGCCGTCGCTCCCGGTCTTCGCGGCCGTCGCTGCCGCCCTGGTATTTGCGCTCACCGCCGTGCTCCCAATCGCGAACCGATTGTCGCTGATCCATCCGGCGCGTCTCGAGGCTCGTTCGGGCGGGGTGGGGGTTGGGCTGGGAACGGCAGCCCTCCCATGGTACGCGATGAATATGGCGCTCTGGATGGTCGGGGTCCCGGTTTTCCTCGCAGGGCGCTGGACCGGGCAGATGTGGCTCCCGGCCGAGATCTTCGCGGTGCTCGCCGCCGCGTCTATTGTATGGTACGCCGATGCGCTGGAATCGGGGGCGGAGCTGGCCCAACAGAGGCGGGACTTGCTGCTGGACACGCTCTGCCGCTGAGTGCGAGGTTAGACGAAGATGGCTCCCCGTCTGTGCGGAGTTCGGGGTCGCCGAACACCGTGTACGCTTCGTTGATCAACTTGGCACGCTCCACATCCCCCCAAATCCGGGTGCCCCCGCATCTCCCCCATGAGCGTGCGCATCGAGATCGACCGTCCCGCTCCCGCGTGTGAGCCGCTTCATATCGTGCGGGCGCGCGCCGGGCGTACGATGGCGCTACTCAAAGCGGAGGTGACCGTGACATGTCGGAGGAGATGGAACACTCCAACAGCCCGCACAGCCTGACCGGAACGGAAGTCCTGATCCTTTCCGAATTCGTCTGCCGCGCGAGCGCGGCGGAAGTGGGGCTGCGCCTGCTGATGTCCGACACCGTGATCAAGCAGAGGCTGCGAAGCATCCTGCGCCGGATCGGATCGCGCACAAGGAGCGAGGCC
Coding sequences within:
- a CDS encoding ABC transporter ATP-binding protein, giving the protein MTEPAIRTQNLSRRFGDLTAVAGLDLRVETGQFFGFLGPNGAGKSTTIRMLTGLLAPTAGRIEILGLDFAAHPLDVKRQIGVVPEGMGLFDRLTGPEYLNFVGRMYGLDRQTTTLRAGELLEFMQLAERPKALIVDYSHGMKKKLALAAAVIHRPRILFLDEPFEGVDALAAGALKTLLGRMAERGATIFLTSHVLEIVERLCSHLAIIHRGRLVAQGSLVELRAAAAGRDGVSMTLEQIFLSVVGEAARRPEELSWLM
- a CDS encoding J domain-containing protein; the protein is MRFRPEIDYYELLQVHPRASPEMVKKAYRTLMGEMRGHPDLGGDVERAKLINEAYTVLGDPELRRAYDRTRAGRAPASGGFSGPADGELERLAWWARKVALSAAVVVAALALARVLRSPALDLADLLAMIVLLMRIWSQVSLPGRA